In a single window of the Flavivirga spongiicola genome:
- the thrA gene encoding bifunctional aspartate kinase/homoserine dehydrogenase I: MKDVLSYIIIPNYTTESGVMTSEIKLSYQLFGKTLGTAPVVLVNHALTGNSHVAGDDGWWKDLVGKDKVIDTNLYTVLAFNIPGNSFDGFVIDNYKDFVARDVAKLFLTGLKKLKIDKLFAIIGGSLGGGIAWEMAAIKPDVTAHLIPVATDWKSTDWLIANCQIQEQFLLNSRNPVHDARMHAMLCYRTPESFKERFQRSKNEDLEIFNVESWLLHHGKKLQERFQLSAYKLMNQLLKTIDVTKNRANDFNVLERIDANIHIVGVDSDLFFTAEENRQTHKQLALTHPNVTYNEIHSVHGHDAFLMEYEQLEKIIEGIFVPDSKKRKMKVLKFGGKSLANGDGLNKVISIIESKVNNGERISAVVSARGNATDALEEILNRALNGEAFQDELEAFKAYQKEPLKTIDFSEQFSILDKLFEGVSLLRDCSQKTKDEILAQGELLSVKLLSELLIQRGIKAKATDARQLIKTDNAFGNAQPISQLTKDNVRNYFKQNNGDTVNIVTGFIASNSKNETTTLGRNGSNYTAALLANYLDAEELQNYTHVNGIYTANPDLVADAQKIRELSFSEANELANFGTNVLHAKTIIPLVEKNINLRILNTFNSDDAGTLITAKPSSKEVTSLSVLDNVALLNLEGRGLLGKIGVDARIFKALSIHDISVSIISQGSSERGIGLIINAELATQAVIALEREFENDFYAQDVNKIEIIDDVSVISIIGIELSSFHKPFNALIKNQITPLLFNNTVTGRNVSLVVKKNQLHKAMNVIHGEVFGISKKINIAIFGHGGVGGALINQILKSKDDIENRKGINLNVFAIANSRKLLLDKNGVSSSWKSDIESASKESSIEEIISFAKAHHLENLIAVDNTASAEFHENYIPLVEAGFDLVSSNKVANTVSHDFYKGLRGQLKEHNKEYLYETTVGAGLPLIDTIKLLHESGENITRIRGVFSGTLSYLFNNFSVQDKPFSVIVQETIDKGFTEPDPREDFSGNDVARKLLILARELDLHNEFEDVGVQNLIPEAYQNISVQEFLKQLDVLDEAFQKIKDEQKAGHVLRYVGDLFGDLSQDKGNLEVKLVSIPEDSTLGHVKGSDAIFEIFTESYGEQPIVIQGAGAGAEVTARGVFGDILRLSKHIN; the protein is encoded by the coding sequence ATGAAAGACGTATTGTCATATATCATAATTCCAAACTATACTACCGAAAGTGGTGTTATGACCTCAGAAATTAAACTGAGTTATCAACTTTTTGGTAAAACTTTGGGTACAGCACCTGTAGTTTTGGTAAATCATGCTTTAACAGGTAATAGTCATGTTGCCGGAGATGATGGTTGGTGGAAAGATTTGGTTGGTAAGGATAAAGTCATAGACACTAATTTATATACTGTTTTAGCTTTTAATATTCCCGGAAATAGTTTTGATGGGTTTGTCATTGATAACTATAAAGATTTTGTTGCCAGAGATGTCGCAAAATTGTTTTTAACAGGTCTTAAAAAACTAAAGATTGATAAGCTTTTTGCTATTATAGGAGGCTCGTTAGGTGGAGGTATTGCATGGGAAATGGCTGCTATAAAGCCAGATGTTACAGCCCATTTGATACCTGTGGCTACCGATTGGAAATCGACCGATTGGTTAATTGCCAATTGTCAAATACAAGAGCAATTTCTATTAAACTCAAGAAATCCGGTACACGATGCCAGAATGCATGCCATGTTATGTTATCGTACTCCGGAATCATTTAAAGAACGTTTTCAACGTTCTAAAAATGAAGATTTAGAGATTTTTAATGTAGAAAGTTGGTTACTACATCATGGCAAAAAACTGCAAGAACGTTTTCAATTATCAGCATATAAACTGATGAATCAATTATTAAAAACGATCGATGTTACTAAAAACAGAGCCAACGATTTTAATGTTTTGGAACGTATCGATGCTAACATTCATATTGTAGGTGTAGATTCTGATTTGTTTTTTACGGCAGAAGAAAACAGGCAAACTCATAAACAATTGGCGTTGACACATCCAAATGTGACCTACAACGAAATACATTCAGTCCATGGGCACGATGCATTTTTAATGGAATATGAACAATTAGAAAAAATCATAGAAGGCATTTTTGTGCCAGATTCTAAAAAAAGAAAAATGAAAGTACTAAAATTTGGAGGAAAATCTTTAGCAAACGGTGATGGCTTGAATAAAGTTATTTCCATTATAGAAAGTAAAGTTAATAATGGTGAAAGAATTTCTGCTGTTGTATCTGCAAGAGGAAACGCTACAGATGCACTAGAGGAAATTTTAAATAGAGCTTTAAACGGAGAGGCTTTTCAAGACGAATTAGAAGCCTTTAAGGCGTACCAAAAAGAACCCTTAAAAACAATAGACTTTTCTGAGCAGTTTTCAATCCTTGATAAACTTTTTGAAGGGGTTAGCTTATTACGCGATTGCAGTCAAAAAACGAAAGATGAAATTTTGGCTCAAGGTGAGTTGTTGTCTGTTAAATTGCTTTCAGAATTACTTATTCAACGCGGTATTAAAGCAAAAGCTACAGATGCGCGACAATTAATTAAAACGGATAATGCCTTTGGTAATGCACAGCCTATTTCGCAATTAACTAAAGATAATGTTAGAAATTATTTTAAACAAAATAATGGTGATACCGTTAATATTGTCACAGGGTTTATAGCATCTAATTCGAAGAATGAAACGACTACTTTAGGTAGAAATGGAAGTAATTATACAGCCGCTTTATTAGCGAATTATTTGGATGCTGAAGAGCTGCAAAATTATACACATGTAAATGGCATTTATACGGCAAATCCAGATTTGGTTGCCGATGCGCAAAAAATTAGAGAATTGTCATTTAGTGAAGCAAATGAATTAGCTAATTTCGGAACAAATGTTTTACATGCGAAGACCATTATTCCTTTAGTAGAAAAGAATATTAACCTTCGCATTTTAAACACCTTTAATTCAGATGATGCAGGGACTTTAATTACAGCAAAACCAAGTTCTAAAGAAGTAACATCCTTATCGGTTTTAGATAATGTAGCATTATTAAATTTAGAAGGACGCGGTTTATTAGGAAAGATTGGGGTGGATGCCAGAATTTTTAAAGCCTTAAGTATTCATGATATTAGTGTGAGTATTATTTCCCAAGGATCTTCAGAGAGAGGTATTGGATTGATTATAAATGCAGAACTAGCAACTCAAGCAGTTATTGCACTAGAGCGTGAATTTGAAAACGATTTTTATGCACAAGACGTTAATAAAATTGAAATAATTGATGACGTTTCTGTCATCTCAATTATAGGGATTGAATTAAGTTCATTCCATAAACCATTTAATGCATTGATTAAAAACCAGATTACCCCCTTATTGTTTAATAATACAGTGACAGGTAGAAATGTAAGCTTGGTGGTTAAAAAGAATCAATTACACAAAGCCATGAATGTTATTCATGGAGAGGTTTTCGGAATTTCAAAAAAGATAAATATTGCCATTTTTGGACATGGAGGTGTCGGTGGAGCCTTAATCAACCAGATATTGAAATCTAAAGATGATATTGAAAATCGTAAAGGCATTAACTTAAATGTTTTCGCCATTGCTAATTCCAGAAAACTCCTTTTAGACAAAAATGGTGTTAGTTCAAGCTGGAAAAGCGATATAGAATCTGCATCGAAAGAAAGTTCTATTGAAGAGATTATAAGCTTTGCTAAAGCTCATCATTTAGAAAATTTAATAGCTGTTGATAATACAGCGAGTGCAGAATTTCATGAAAATTATATACCCTTAGTTGAAGCTGGTTTTGATTTAGTATCTTCTAATAAAGTAGCCAATACGGTTTCTCATGATTTTTATAAAGGCTTAAGAGGCCAGTTAAAAGAACACAATAAGGAATATCTTTATGAAACTACGGTCGGTGCAGGTTTACCACTGATTGATACAATTAAATTATTGCATGAATCTGGAGAAAATATTACCAGAATACGAGGTGTTTTTTCAGGAACATTAAGCTATTTATTTAATAATTTTTCGGTTCAGGATAAACCGTTTAGTGTTATTGTTCAAGAGACGATAGATAAAGGCTTTACAGAACCAGACCCGAGAGAAGATTTTTCTGGAAATGATGTTGCCAGGAAACTATTAATTTTAGCAAGAGAGTTAGATCTGCATAACGAATTTGAAGATGTTGGAGTTCAGAATTTAATTCCAGAAGCCTATCAAAATATTTCAGTTCAGGAATTTTTAAAACAGCTGGATGTTTTGGATGAAGCATTTCAAAAAATAAAAGACGAACAGAAAGCAGGTCATGTGCTAAGATATGTAGGTGATTTATTTGGAGATTTATCTCAAGATAAAGGGAATTTGGAAGTGAAGTTAGTATCTATTCCAGAGGACAGCACATTAGGTCATGTAAAAGGATCGGATGCTATTTTTGAGATTTTCACTGAGTCTTATGGAGAGCAACCCATCGTTATTCAAGGAGCCGGAGCCGGAGCTGAAGTAACAGCAAGAGGTGTTTTTGGAGATATTTTAAGGTTGTCTAAGCATATTAATTAA
- a CDS encoding trans-sulfuration enzyme family protein has product MSKEKKQFETEAIRTQLERTEFLEHTSPLYLTSSFVFEDAEDMRASFTEEKERNIYSRFTNPNTTEFVEKVCRMEGAEDGYAFSTGMAAIFSTFAALLDSGDHIVSARSVFGSTHTLFTKYLPKWHIETTYFDINKPETIESCITSKTRILYAESPTNPAIDIIDLELLGDIAKKHNLILIIDNCFATPYLQQPIKYGAHLVIHSATKLMDGQGRVLGGVAVGNADLIREIYLFARNTGPALSPFNAWTLSKSLETLAVRVDKHCENALKVAEFLENHPKVNWVKYPFLKSHPQYEVAKKQMKLGGNIVAFEVKGGIEAGRSFLNAIKLCSLSANLGDTRSIVTHPASTTHSKLSEADRLEVSITDGLVRVSVGLEHVDDIIGDLEQALG; this is encoded by the coding sequence ATGAGCAAAGAAAAAAAACAGTTTGAAACAGAAGCCATTCGTACGCAATTGGAGCGTACCGAATTTCTAGAACATACAAGTCCGCTATATTTAACATCAAGTTTTGTTTTTGAAGATGCCGAGGATATGCGAGCGTCTTTCACTGAAGAAAAGGAGCGTAATATATACAGTCGCTTTACAAACCCTAACACCACAGAGTTTGTAGAGAAAGTATGTCGTATGGAAGGTGCAGAAGACGGTTATGCATTTTCAACGGGAATGGCTGCGATATTTTCAACCTTTGCGGCATTGTTAGACAGTGGCGATCATATTGTGTCTGCGCGCTCTGTTTTTGGATCTACACATACCTTGTTTACAAAATATCTACCTAAATGGCATATTGAAACAACATATTTCGATATCAATAAACCAGAGACTATTGAAAGCTGTATTACATCAAAAACAAGAATTCTATATGCGGAATCACCAACAAATCCTGCAATTGATATTATTGATTTAGAGCTGTTAGGAGATATTGCTAAAAAGCATAACCTAATCTTAATTATTGATAACTGTTTTGCAACACCCTATTTACAACAGCCTATAAAGTATGGAGCACATTTGGTGATTCATTCGGCAACAAAACTAATGGATGGTCAGGGACGTGTTTTAGGAGGTGTTGCAGTAGGTAACGCTGATCTAATCCGAGAGATTTATTTGTTTGCTAGAAATACAGGACCAGCCTTATCTCCATTTAATGCGTGGACGCTATCAAAAAGTTTAGAAACGCTTGCGGTAAGAGTGGATAAGCATTGTGAAAATGCCTTAAAAGTAGCTGAGTTTTTAGAAAATCATCCAAAGGTGAATTGGGTAAAATATCCATTTTTAAAATCACATCCGCAATACGAAGTGGCTAAAAAACAAATGAAACTAGGTGGTAATATTGTTGCTTTTGAAGTTAAAGGTGGTATTGAAGCCGGACGTAGCTTTTTAAATGCTATTAAACTATGTTCATTGTCTGCTAATTTAGGAGATACAAGAAGTATTGTAACACATCCAGCATCAACAACTCATAGTAAATTATCTGAAGCAGATAGACTGGAAGTAAGCATCACGGATGGTTTAGTTAGAGTGTCTGTTGGTTTGGAGCATGTGGATGATATTATTGGAGACTTAGAGCAGGCTTTGGGTTAA